From Triticum aestivum cultivar Chinese Spring chromosome 7B, IWGSC CS RefSeq v2.1, whole genome shotgun sequence:
AtgtttttaaaattgatgaaataTTTTCCCTCAAGATCGTGACCATTTTACTAATTCACGGAAGATGTGATTATTTTTTCAATTTCACAAaagaaaatcatgatttttttaagtTCGTGAACTATTtgaaatacatgaactttttcaaaCTCATGAGCGTTTTGGAAAGACCAAGCCAACAGTCAATGAATTTTTTCCTTGTTAAAaatatttatatttttatattttctaaaTTCAGTGGTCAACTGGTCAACCAGTCAACAGGTTAATGAGGGAGCGAGGCATCTTTCGAGCGTGCAAGCGAGCTCCTTCCTATTCGGCGCTCGCTGGGGAAGTTTAGCGGGGCGGCCCAGCAACCTGCTGAGGAACTGAGGGCTATCGAAGTTGGACGTTTCCTTGAGGCAATGCACAACCCATGATTCCTAGTGGGTGAGAGCTCTTCCAACCGCCTCTTGTCGGCGCCGCCACGAATTTGCCTCGCCTCATGTCGCCTTAAGGCTATGTGTGCGTGGTGGATCTTAGCTCTTGCCAATGGGAGGGCTCCTCGTTCGTTGTTAGATGTCTTTTCGAGTCTCTTTAGGGTTTGTGTCTTGCACAGGAAGATGAGGCAGCAACAACTTTTTAAAGATGGAATAATGTTCTTCTCGTCTAGCCCCCATTTTGATGGTGCGGCTAGCATCATTCGACGGCGTGTGGAGATGTGTCTCTGGTGAATCTTGCGGGATTCAATTGGTGTTTGTCTTCGATGGCTCTCTTTGGACGTTTGATGTTCTGTTGTGCTTTTCCTTtgaggccttagcacgatgacttttcAACTacctactacaacaaggtttggcGGCCTCTAATGAAGCAAggccgatgacggcggcgcgccttcggctcctTCGTGTGCTTGTAGTCGGTCCTAGGTGGTCAACGGATTTCAATGTAATTTTTGTTACTTTTGAAGTTGTTTGTACTGCCATGATGTTTGATGAATAAATTGGAAGTTTTTATGCAAGAAAAAACATGATGAAGAAAAGCAAACACGaagagaaaactacaaaaaaagtcCAATATCAGGAAAGCACACTATTTAAGCCTTCCTCTAGTACAACACTAAACATATACTATTATATACCAGTATTGATTATTTTAAAAGAAATTCACAAAAAAACCATCAAATTAAAGATATTTAAAAATTGAAAAAGGTTGATGAAAAATGAAAAAGTTTGTTGATTTTGAATAAAGTTCatctaattttgaaaaaaaatcacaaatttttaATAGTTATGAATTTTTAGAAAAGTTCATATTTTTTTAAAAGGTttattttggaaaaaaatcatcaattttggaataatagttcatcgattttgaagaaaaagttcatcgattttgaaaaaaattcatcaatttcgATTATTTTAACGTATTTTGGAGAAATGTTCACAAATctaagaaaagaaaagagaagaaaaaataaaagaaaaataaaagaaagaacaaaaagagtAAAAAAGGAGCAAGTAATCACAAAGGGGTTACTGCAGTTTAGGGAGAATAGCCAGCGCTATAAGCGCTGACTAGGAGCTCTGAGAGATGCTCTAACAGAAAACACCGAAGATGGTTAGCTACAAAACTAACCAACGGCAGGACGACCTGGACAGGACGAGTTTTCTGTGACACGCGTGGCCCACGCTACAGAGACACAAGAGGGCCCACGTGTTGTTGGTGTGGCGTGTCAGCTCTCCCATTTGCTTTGCTGCCTTCGTTGGTCCACCTCCAGCTGGCCGCCCCCTTTTCAATCATCCAGCCAAATCCACCTTAGCTTCGCTTCCTCCCCGTCTACTTCTGCTCTGAACCCAAATCCCAAATCCCGAATCCCGAATCCCCAAACCCGCCGGCGATGGCTCGCGGCAGCCGCTCCGggaggaacggcggcggcggcgggtgcgcgAGCTGCTGCCTGGGGTTCCTGCTCAAGTTCCTCGCCTTCCTCCAGgccttcgccgccgtctccgccgtcCTCTACGCCGCCTCCATCCTCTCCCGCTGGGCGCGGCACCACGAGCTGCACTTCGACCGCCTCCTCCCTGACCTCTGGTATCATGTCCTCTGTTCTACTATCTCGCTTCTTTCCGGCCACCTCCCCTCCCCACCTGTATGCGATGTATGCTTGGCTGGCTGGCTGACTGATTCAACTTGTTGCAGGTTCGCGTGCGCCGtcatggccgccggcctcctctacTGCGCCATCCTCCTCGCGGGCTACGTCGCCGCCGAGGTCAACAGCGGGTGCTGCCTCTGCTTCGTAAGACCCACACCCGCGCACCACCAAAACCCATGTCCCTTTTTTCTTTGATACAGTCCTCTTCCTACCTGTTCATTCATTGCCGCGTCACTGCTACTGATGTTGACCACAATTGTTTCAGTATACCATCCTGGCCATGGCGATGATGCTGCTAGAAGCTGCcgtggccggccacctcctcctcaacGAGCACTGGATGCAGGTGGGTCAATTGGATACCCATCCATGCCCCTGTCAGTAATAGTTCCATCTGATCAAATCAGAATATCGGATCACTGACCGATTCCTCTCCTTCATCTATTATTCTTGCAGGATCTGCCGTATGACCGCACGAGAGAGCTCGAGAACCTCGTCTCCTTTGTCAACAACAACCTCGACCTCTGCAAATGGGCTGCTCTCGCTACCGTCGCCACACAGGTGCGCGACTCTGCCAGAATTAGTATATGCTTATTCTTGGTAAACCTGAACAAACATTTCCATCTCAAATCAAACGGCACAGCAAGTGCACACGAGCCTTTAAGTTGGTTGCTCCAATGGTCTCTCACAATGTCCAGTGACAAAAGATAGACCAATACACTCTGTTTCCCTTTGTGGCTCGAGGAGGAGGATCTGATCCATGTAAATGTATTGTATAGGCGTTCTCGCTTTTCTTGGCAATTACTCTACGAGCCATGGTTTCGTCCACCAATGCGGACTTTGACAGCGACGAAGATTTTGTGGTCATAAGGAGGCCGCTGCTTCTTGCCCAAGGTGCTCCAGCCTATCTCCCTACCACGGCCGACCCTAGAGGTGCCCACCCTGGCCTATGGAGCTCATCGATGAGGCAAAAGGTGAATTTGTTTTTAGCCTCAAGTACTTACTTATGCTGATTTCAGATGGGACTATGTGACCTAAGCAAGAGTGCACTATCGTTAAAGACAATACCTGGTTGTAAGAAAAAAAACTGGTACAACCCCATAGAGAACTAGTCGCAAAATGTAAATGTATGCATTATGTCTGTACAACACTGTTCTCCCTAGCAATTTGAAGAATGTTTGGAACCATTAAGCAATCATGTATTTTGCTCTTTGGTCTCAGTTCTTCCAAGATTTTTTTTCTTGGGAATTCTATATCGACACCCACAGTTACTCATAAGTCATGACCCTCAGTTTCTTGATACCCTCTAGCCATGACGCTTTTCAACTTCTTTTTTTCTCTGCTATAATTATTTTTTACTCTACTACATGACTAGTGCTGGATTTAAAACATAACCTAATTGTAGCACACACCGTAGTTCAAGCATTTCTAGACGAATATCAGTTCATTTCATTCTCTGTAGGTTGGATCCTATGTTAGCTTAAGTTCTGACGAGTTATGAGGATGATTGACTAGCTGGTGGGCAGTAATATTTAAAGCCTGCAATTTTTAACTGAATCATATGTTGTTGAGTTGCAAAGACAAGCTAAATAGCTAATTGGCTGAAAGCTATTCTCATGCGGAGCATGTTGATTGCAAAAGTTAAGTAAACAAAACTTGGAGAAGCAAGTTATGAATTTGTAAGAGTTGTCTTGTTGTCTTGCTGCAGTTACTCATTATTGTTTCAGAGTATGAAAATCTTAGAATGCCTGACAATCATGTCATATAGCATGAAAGCCTATGACAATCTAACCTTGTGCCAAAATGACGAAAAAGGTGTGGCAAATTTATTATATGAACCAATCATGCCTTAGTTCGACATTGTAAATGTATTGACATCCCAACAGTCATGTGTTTCTTCTTGAAAACTAATTCATATTTTCTTCCTGTGTGCCCTCCAGTATGGATTGAACTCCACAAGCGACTACACCTACAACACACTGGATCAAAATGCAGTACCACCACAGTGAGAATCTGCGTGACTGATGACGAAGTACATATCATATATGCAGTACACAAGTCATATGTTGCAATATGCCGTGGTGTAATGGGCACTGTATACATTTGTACGCCCAGTTATTCTGTGAATCTCGGTTGTACATAGTTCCatcattactactccctccgttcggaattacttgtctcggaaatgaatgtatctagaactaaaatacgtctagatacatccattttcgcgacgagtaattccgaacagagCGAGTAGTAAAGAACATATGTGTGAATGGCTGCCCTGGTTGGCTGGCTGCTATTTCTTCGAGATCCGCTTACTAGTGCTGAATCTGGAGCAAATCCACAACTCAGTCATTGTGACAGCCAGGAGATGGCCGTATGTAAAAAAATAGTCTATCTTGTTGGATGTCTTGGGTTGGCTGGTTTCTTCAATGTAGCCAAAGAGATGGATGAGCAAGAACGGCAGTATTTGCATTGGATGTGTATTAAGTTAGATATAGCAGTTAGTAAAAAAATGTAAGGTAATGTTAGTACAATTTTCATGTGGATGATGACATCATTAAAATGCTTTCTTGGGCCAAATATTACATTCCATACTAAATTAGTTTTGCTtgaaaggagaaaatgaaactgcaAGCGCCGTTTGGTCACTGGCATCACCTTATGTAAGTGAAACAAACATCTGTAGTGTTGTTAAGTATGTGAAATTTAACCAAATAAGAACTTATGGAAGTGAAACAAACATCTGTAGTGTTGTTAAGTATGGGAAATTTAACCAAATATGAACAGGGTGGTCCCGTGCAAACTCCACCGTTCCATTAACATACATACACATCCACCATTCCATTAACATACATACACATCAATCGTTCTGGCGCCTTAATAAGGATTTAATGCCGAGAAAATATTTCCCACCAGTCTTGTCTGCCCAGACGGCACACACTCTTTCCCATGTAACCTGTATGGCAATTTGAGTATTTCACAAGCGTAGGGCAATCCTACACAAGCAAGCGCTGCAAACAAGGGAATGCAAGAGTGCAATCACATATG
This genomic window contains:
- the LOC123159813 gene encoding tetraspanin-18, with product MARGSRSGRNGGGGGCASCCLGFLLKFLAFLQAFAAVSAVLYAASILSRWARHHELHFDRLLPDLWFACAVMAAGLLYCAILLAGYVAAEVNSGCCLCFYTILAMAMMLLEAAVAGHLLLNEHWMQDLPYDRTRELENLVSFVNNNLDLCKWAALATVATQAFSLFLAITLRAMVSSTNADFDSDEDFVVIRRPLLLAQGAPAYLPTTADPRGAHPGLWSSSMRQKYGLNSTSDYTYNTLDQNAVPPQ